In Endozoicomonas sp. GU-1, one DNA window encodes the following:
- a CDS encoding XdhC family protein: protein MQGSQLEVLNGCLSCLEQGENITLVSVAKTWGTSPRPVGSLLAVSSSGRFFGSVSGGCVEEDLIEQLAQHPVRFVQKIMYGETAEERHHFGLPCGGALELMAEPLNDIKDVKFLIDHIATRKTCLRKVSLETGQVTYLTWQQQAPELSPTHWQNVFGPTWRLMVIGAGETGRYLAEFARGLGFEVLVSDPRPDYRSNWPLPGLPLLPGFPDDIIQDLNVDVRTAIVAVAHDPKVDDMALLTALKSDAFYVGALGSKLNNQERRARLREHFDFTEAEVNQLHGPVGLNIGSKSPAEIALSILAEITAIKNGIQPGKALEKKEDQLSQTAACDIR from the coding sequence ATGCAAGGTTCACAATTAGAAGTATTAAATGGTTGTTTATCCTGCCTTGAGCAAGGCGAGAACATTACCCTCGTCAGTGTGGCTAAAACCTGGGGCACTTCCCCCCGCCCGGTAGGCTCCCTTTTAGCAGTAAGTTCTTCTGGTCGTTTTTTTGGCAGTGTCAGTGGCGGTTGTGTTGAAGAAGATTTGATCGAACAGCTAGCCCAACACCCGGTCAGATTTGTACAAAAAATCATGTACGGAGAAACGGCCGAAGAGCGTCACCATTTTGGATTGCCTTGTGGCGGTGCTTTAGAACTGATGGCGGAACCTCTTAATGATATTAAAGATGTTAAATTTCTGATTGATCATATTGCAACCAGAAAAACCTGCTTAAGAAAGGTAAGCCTGGAAACGGGTCAGGTGACTTATCTTACCTGGCAACAACAGGCACCCGAGCTGTCACCAACCCACTGGCAAAACGTATTTGGCCCAACCTGGCGCTTAATGGTGATTGGTGCCGGTGAAACTGGCCGATACCTGGCTGAATTTGCCCGGGGCCTTGGGTTTGAAGTGTTGGTTAGTGATCCCAGGCCTGATTATCGGAGCAACTGGCCCTTACCAGGCTTGCCGCTGTTACCAGGTTTTCCTGACGATATCATTCAGGATTTAAACGTGGATGTTCGTACAGCTATTGTCGCCGTCGCCCATGATCCGAAAGTAGACGACATGGCGTTACTCACCGCCTTAAAAAGCGATGCCTTCTATGTTGGTGCCCTTGGCTCGAAACTCAACAACCAGGAACGCCGCGCCCGCCTCAGGGAACACTTTGATTTCACTGAAGCTGAAGTTAACCAGCTCCATGGCCCGGTGGGATTAAATATCGGCAGTAAATCCCCGGCTGAAATTGCGTTGTCTATTCTTGCTGAAATCACAGCCATTAAAAATGGCATACAGCCTGGTAAGGCACTGGAAAAGAAAGAAGATCAACTCAGTCAGACGGCCGCCTGTGACATCCGTTAG
- a CDS encoding nucleotidyltransferase family protein, which yields MTSVSISASNSGEKITAVILAAGKGTRFNGHKMMHDINGIPMAIRSALNAQPHVHHVLVIVRPQDHRLKRALDKYRLSYTNNPDFEQGMSSSIVQAIDHIPDDQNILLCLGDMPHIEPDTYQRLIAGFRQHEFKKIIRPIYQSEDPIPAHPVLFPASLQADLKLLSGDAGAKSILKIHQPILLETSDEGVIKDIDYA from the coding sequence GTGACATCCGTTAGCATTTCAGCATCGAACTCTGGCGAGAAAATAACGGCGGTTATTTTAGCCGCCGGTAAAGGTACGCGATTTAACGGCCATAAAATGATGCATGATATTAACGGCATCCCTATGGCCATCCGCAGTGCATTGAATGCTCAGCCCCATGTCCATCACGTTTTAGTCATCGTCAGACCGCAGGATCACCGCCTTAAACGTGCATTGGATAAATACCGGCTTTCCTACACAAACAACCCTGATTTTGAACAAGGTATGAGTTCATCCATTGTGCAAGCCATTGACCATATTCCTGACGATCAGAATATCCTTCTCTGCCTGGGAGACATGCCCCACATCGAACCTGATACTTACCAGCGCCTTATTGCAGGTTTTAGACAACATGAATTCAAGAAAATCATCAGGCCGATCTATCAATCTGAAGATCCGATTCCGGCTCACCCCGTGTTATTTCCGGCGTCTCTTCAGGCAGATTTGAAGTTACTCAGTGGTGATGCAGGGGCTAAATCTATTCTTAAGATCCACCAGCCGATTTTGCTGGAAACATCTGACGAAGGCGTGATCAAGGATATTGATTACGCTTGA
- the slmA gene encoding nucleoid occlusion factor SlmA, producing the protein MDMSQKISRKQQILEALAHMLETAPGNRITTSALARAVGVSEAALYRHFPSKAKMFEGLIEFIEETLFSRISLILSEEPHVTARCEKILLLLIGFCEKNPGLTRILTGDALAGETERLRQRVTQLFDRLETQLKQTLREAEIKEGVRPRLTVSVTANMMLAAAEGRIAQYVRSEFKRKPTENWADQWLILSAAAFR; encoded by the coding sequence ATGGATATGTCTCAGAAAATTTCTCGCAAGCAGCAGATTCTGGAAGCCCTGGCTCATATGCTGGAGACGGCTCCGGGGAACCGGATTACCACCTCGGCCCTGGCCAGAGCGGTGGGTGTCTCCGAAGCGGCCCTTTACCGTCACTTCCCGAGCAAGGCAAAAATGTTTGAAGGGCTGATCGAGTTTATTGAGGAGACGCTGTTTTCCCGAATCTCGCTGATTCTTTCTGAAGAGCCTCATGTGACTGCACGGTGTGAAAAAATCCTGCTGTTGCTGATTGGCTTCTGTGAGAAAAACCCCGGCTTGACCCGTATCCTGACCGGGGATGCATTGGCTGGTGAGACCGAGCGGTTGCGCCAGCGTGTGACTCAGCTGTTTGACCGTCTGGAGACACAACTCAAGCAGACGTTACGTGAAGCGGAAATCAAGGAAGGTGTGCGACCCCGCCTGACCGTCAGCGTAACGGCAAATATGATGCTGGCTGCTGCCGAAGGCCGGATTGCCCAGTATGTTCGCAGTGAATTCAAGCGCAAGCCCACGGAAAACTGGGCGGATCAGTGGCTAATTCTTTCTGCGGCGGCGTTTAGATAA